tttccgcactttacaatgatatgatatatttgcgttaacctagatttggataatttgactaagtaatcacttggttaattaactaggttaatttggttgtattttaaagggtctaaaaacaaacaattatttaatctaacaaatcaatcatagaccaatgttacaagtccattttcaaatagggataaatttgtctatttaaattatttcctttcatttccatcataatttttaaaacatccaaaaaaaaaaaaaacatttattaatCAATGAGATAGTTTACATGCTATAtagatgagttcaagttacacttggtgtaacttttGTAAAGTTACACATCTTTTACACCGTAGATTTATAAGAGATCTAACggttaaaaaaatgtcattaaatGCTACTACTTTCCATTTCATTCGTAATTAATACtagcattttctctctccttatttattttatttcacttGATTAAAGGGTACACTGCCAATTTTAACAACTTGCATTTCTATACttggaaaaaaggaaaaactatacgatactataataaaatgcaaattttttcttttttctttttttcaagtaTAGAAATGCAAGTTGTTAAAATTGGCAGTGTACCCTTtaatcaagtgaaaaaaaataaataagaagagagaaaatgctAGTATTAATTACGAATGAGATGGAAAGTAATAGCATTTAATGACATTTTCTTAGTCGTTAGATCTCTTATAAATCTACTGtgtaaaaaaggtgtaactttACTAGAGTTACAtcagatgtaacttgaacccatctcatttatatatatatatatatatatatatcctattaGGTGGtggtccaaaattttttattaaattttaaatactaTAGAAATAAAGTAATTTATTGTTGATtcaaataaagaataaaaattaaatatttcattaaaaccattttttaagagaaaggtTAAATGAATTAGTACTTATTATTcccttttcaaagaaaaatgacatatggtattaattaaataatgaaaaataaatatttcattaaatCCATTATTTAGGTGGAAGGTTAAATGAAATCAATTCATTAAAAACTTAACTTAGGTGAAAGGTTAATTTAATAGGggcttcttctcaaaaaaaagaaaaaaaagaagaaaaaaaaggaagtttaTTTCCATTTCAAAGAAGAATGACACGTGACACTAATTATTAAAATGAgcattaattttctaaaaaagcaAAGCCTTAATTAAAGGATGAGGTGAAATGCTTACTAAAAGATTAGGTagaagattaaataaaagaatactcaatttttttgcaacACGTGCCAAAATCTCATACTCTCCAAGACAGATATGGATCCACTTCATTTTTAtggaaatagaatttctatttaaTGGGCAAGATTCAAAGTGGAcgataattttaaataaattggcAAATCTGAAccatatatttatttcattttaaatcaTAGCCATTAAATATACACTTTCCATTTCACTTGGAAATGGATAGGATCCAAATCATACAAATCTCTCACACATTAAGTTcctacttatatatataaatattgataGTATTGATATTGGGTAGGACCTCTTGGTTCCCTCCAAGCAACCACGAAGGAATTGGGCACATAACAAAAAGCCATTGTCAAAGAACTCTCATCGGATTGTAAAAAATATGGTTTTAACACTAGGGAAAAAACTTATCACAGTCATGTTGTTGGTTTTAGGGACTTGGATATCTAAATCCTTGTCCCGTCCATTACTTGAAGAATCCTTTGTTGAGAGACATGAGCAATGGATGACTCAGCATGGACGTAACTACGTAGATGATGCTGAGAAGAAAAGGCGTTTGAAGATATTCAAGGACAATGTGGAGTATATAGACAAAGTCAATAATCAAGGGAATCGCACTTACAGGTTAAGTGTCAATGAATTTGCAGACTTAACGAATGAAGAATTCATTGCCACTCATACTGGATACAAGATTTCCACCCAACCAAGTTCATCACCTAAAAACACTTTTAGATATGGAAACCTAAGCAGAATTCCAATGACTATGGATTGGAGAGAGAAAGGAGCTGTAACCCCCATTAAGAGCCAAGGCCAGTACTGTGGTAAGAGAATAACATTTTCTAAAACTCAAACTAGTCTAGCTTCATTTGCTACATTTATTTATGTCCTAacaagatttttattattattgattcttATTTAGGAAGTTGCTGGGCCTTTTCAGCAGTAGCAGCAGTAGAGGGGATCTATCAGATCAAAACTGGCAACTTGATCTCCCTTTCGGAGCAACAACTAGTGGACTGTGTCGTGGAAGGCAATTCTGGGTGCAGTGGTGGTGGTGTCGTGAGTTATGCctttacatatataatacaaaacCAAGGACTAGCCACTGAAGAAAATTACCCATATGAGGCTATGGATGGAACTTGTGACCAAGAAAAAGCATCTATTAACGCAGCTCGCATAAGTGAGTTTGTAATCTTACCTTCCAATAATGAGTTAGCAATACTACAAGCAGTGGCCACACAGCCAGTTTCAGTTTCCCTCGACGCTACTGGTCATGACTTGCAGTTTTATGCCAGCGGAGTTTTCACCGGACAATGTGGGACTAATTTAAGTCATGATGTTACTGCAATTGGGTATGGAACCAGTGAAGATGGTACCAAGTATTGGTTAATTAAGAATTCATGGGGCACCAATTGGGGTGAGAATGGCTATATGAGGATTCAAAGAGATAGTGGAGCTCCAGAAGGTCTTTGTGGCATTGCCATGCAAGCTTCCTATCCAGTTGTTTAGGTACTCTAAAGGTGAGTGTGAAAATGGCTGTATTGTACTGCTACTTGTAACGTCAAGATCTTAACGTAGTAGTAATAAAAAAGACGTACCTTCCAATATATAGAATGAGGAAAACGTAAGGAATGCTGataaaatcttcaaaatttGGCATTACTACCATCTATATTGCTTTCTTCCTTATCAAAGGTACTAATGACTTTTCCAGACTCGTCATAAACCTATTCTAACTAGATTGTATATAAGAATTAATTGCATGTGCATAATTCAGATTCTACAGAAGGTGCAAAGCACCAATACATTTTCTAAGAAAACGACTTGATGTCTACAGTGAAGCATGTATGTAATCATGAAAATTCTATGGAAGCTCGTTTGCAATGAAAAGTTTTTGTTAGCTTAAGGAAAAATTAATTCTTATTCATTTTGGAaagtatgaatgtgagaggagagagcacTATTAATTCTCTGTACTCCGTtagtctctctctttccttttgcaTTAGTTTCTATCTGCTTTTTGTGTCTAGAATTCCAAGCAAACAAGGaatgttatcatttttttagatataattACAATTGTTGCAAATTCCACAGCTCGAATAATTTCTCCCCTAAAGCTCCAAGCACTTAGTGCATAGAGGGTGTAACTACAAGGCCCTTGGCAAGATAGAATGTTACCTAATGCTACTGTTTATATTAATTTGATGACCCTTACGAAGTAAAATacgtaataaaaacataaacctaTACCACAATTACTTCacaaaaaagaagtagaaaaatGGGAGAACTTATGcaattttattagtttaattgaCATTCACGTACTTTGTGCATTTAACCTATGTAGCAATCACATTGAATTTGGACAAGCTTTGTTTGGACAACTCAACAACCTCTGGCTATAAAAGTTGGAAGTGAAATGCATTTTAACTGTAACCAAATATCTTTTCTAAGCACtagaaaaatgaaacaaagtATAATATCCCCGTTTTCTTGTTTTGTGCATGTCCTTCTCTTAGCCTTTGGCCTAAGTAGTTCCTATACATTTGGAAAGCACTATTTACAAATCGTCAACAACCTCAATGCTAAATCCCTAAATTATCATTGCAAATCTATAGATAATTATCTTAGCATTAGAACTCTTCAGCCAAAAGGACCATAAGACTTCTCTTTTTGCATCAACTTTCTAGGCACGAAGCAATTCTACTATTACTTTTGGTGCAAGAAATTGCATGCTATTTTTTGATGTATTTATTGGAGACAATAGGTGTCGATACTGCATTATGTCCAACCTCCGTTTGCATGCCAATTTGTTAATTTGAGCCTTAAAAAGCCAAAATTAGATTTTTGACATGGAAGAATtagaaattacataaaataaattaatttatccCGATCGGACGTTAGATAAACTATTTTAATAGTTCAAGAactcaaaataccaaaattaccTTACTTTGACCAACTTAATTTGACCAAGCTGATCAAAGGTCCAATTAGCCCAAAGCTCATCCAACTTCCAAATTCCATCTCATTTTAATTAACCTAATCCACCATTCCAAACCATTTGAATAACCTTGGCAATGTTTGACCAAGTTTGATCAACCATAATAAAGATTTGGTTGAGATTTAACCAGAAATTTGCCTGTCTAATCATCATAAATTTATGTTCATGTTAAAGATcatgaaattttctttaaaaccaTAGTTTACGGACCTAGATTGAGTAGAAATGGATAAGATATTACAAAAACATTGAATCTTTAGCTAAAGGGTTTAGTCATTTTTGCAACATTGAATTATAGTTTAATTTGGATTAAATTATAATCAAACAACCACCAATTGGCTCGAGAGATTAGTCGTTTGAAAGGTCTcataatgaaatttgatttaGCATGCTTGGATAGCAAAAGCTCCACTTGTATGGTATCAACAAGGATGTCTCAAAGGCCAAACTAGTCAACACCCTAGTGGTTTGTCGaacacaaaaacccaaaatctagACAAGGATATATTCCCCATTTATTATAAGTAACTAGCATGTAGTCCGTGCTTACGCACGGAAATATTAACAATTGTGATGATAAGATGTTTATCTTAGTAGATTCAATTTCCACATTGAACATTATGAATGGAAGTAACTTAACAccaacatttaaaaatcaaattggacacatagcacaaaattaaactacaattagaaattaatttgattcaatttgaattctaaaattgaacttcaacttaatataatatatatgattatatttttgtcacttttaacaaattaacaaaatcttaATCCAGACACagtaaaaactattaaaaaataagaactaaTCATTGAGCTTGGAATCTTCTTGGAGGCGCCAATGAAGCGCTAATGTATGAGAGTGTGAAGCAAGGAAGAGTGGGATTGAACATTGTGTTTGAACCCGGCCTTGCTCTAAAAAATCCATAAGGAGGAGGAGAGGGCAGTGTGTGGATCTAGTTGGTAGAGGTTGAGAGAGGAGGAGACATGGGATGAAGATATGGAATTAGGAGGAGATGATGTTTTACTTTTATAGTCTTTCTCGTTGGACTCCTTGGTTCTGGTTGTGGGATTAGAAGAGCTCCAGACTCTATTGAGATCACCCATAAAAGTGTGCAGGTGAGATGTTCTTGCTTAGGCcaatgaatattattattgtggttTTCTTGGCTTCCGTGTTAATTGTTAATGCATCATTTATTTGggcacaaaaattagaaaatttagataagatacatgacacaaaattggagtccaatttatAATCTTCATGAAAGTGTGCAGGTAAGATGTTTTTGCTTAGGCCAATGAGCATTATTATTGTGGTTTTATTGGCTTCCGTGTTAAATGTTAATGCATTATTTATTTGggcacaaaaattagaaaatttagataagatacatgacacaaaattgaagtcaaatttataatctaattaaatttttttttgagttttggttaGGACAAgtggcgcaaaattgagaatccaattgaaatctaattggattttctctttgcttcacctattattatatatatagataatgcttcattgaataaaattgaaaacatatacTAGACCAAAGCACACAAGCAGTGTACTAAGGAAGAGAAGAATTCTATTGGTATTGGTTATTCAAGAAGGAAGATAGTagacaagaaacaaaaaaaggtatcaagacaagcttgaagatgtttaaattacaaaaagagagaaagagccCCTTACCAAAGGCAACCCTTAGGACAAGGGTAAATATAAGGAGTGAATGTTTACGTTATGTgcctctattttatttaatattgtcattttaaaattgtattcgttgtcatttttttttttttttttttttttttttttggagataagtATTCGTTGTCATTTGGGGATGGCTAAATAAATAAGGAGGAGATGGATTGttatattagttttttaataaatcttgTCTACTTTTAGATGATAAAGATTGGGTTTCTATTGAAATTAAATGTTTGTTTTATCTTGTAAAGCTATTTATTTATATGGCTTAATGTTGAATAAGAAAGCAAGCTAaaacattctttaaaaaaagaagaagaaaaaaatcaagctAAAAAGTATTAATATTGAATGAAGTTTCACTTTGGAGGTCTTGAATCTCTCCAAGAAGTCTATTTTATAAATCTAGTTAATATCCCGCGCGATGTGCGGTGtatattaaaacattttataattATGTCCTATGTATAATACTTATTATGTATTGTAATTTTTGGAGAATCAATATATGTTAGTAGAAGGGACTATCAAGAATATGAACCAATTACATGAGTAAATGCATAAACTTTTAATTATTTCCAACAATTTATGtgtaaaattatcttttaataatATTGTGGATTCTAGTTAGCTAAACTGGAAAAGTCTCtaatagttgtataagagatttgagattcaacGTTacaggttgaaactctctaaaataataataataatatatattttttgagaaagtataataataatattgatcGCATGtaagtaagttttttttattatcttttctgGAATTTCTTTCAATTGCTACCAAACGTAACTCAATTTGACCTTGAATGTTAAATTCCACATCAATTATTTATTAAGattacattaaaataatcataaaaataattttacataaACAATTAATGCACCACCTGTAACTAATAAATGTATGAAAATGATTGCATTTACCCTATTAATACCATGTTTTAATTACATAGCACAAATTAGGTGACTATAGTTTATATATCATTAAGGATTtatgaaatataaatatttttgattAATATCATTAAAGATTTGAATAtactttttattgatttttcaattatttaataCTTAAATTAATTTAAGTGTACATTTTTTCTAGTCCTATATAATTCGTTTTAAAAAAcccatataaattattttttgttataaataattagtgGACCATAgctagataatttttttttttttttttttgagaaggatagataatatttttttgagaagcaagaGATAGCTAGCTAGATAATATAACACACAGAATTAAGCATTTACCGCCTGAAGGTCTTACAAATTCTAGTGTTTTACCATAAGTTAACTTCTCCAAACTATAGTTATTAATCTATAAAGGAACCCTCTTTTTATAGGTTAGGTCGAATGACATAATTACCATTATCatgtaaaatgtaaaaatgagtcggcttttgaaataaaatatgtgGGACAAACTTATTAGTTGAGAACATAGAAAAATATATCCTAGacaacttttattttgaaacttttaCCAGTCAACACATTAGTTTACATACTTGCTAAAACATATAAGTGGTTatccataatttttattaaagtttaaatactatgaaaataaaataattcatttttgaatataaataaataataaattgattctcataaaaaaaaaaaaaaattcattgaatcTCCATTGTTTAATTTGGGGAAAGATTAAATGCATATATCCATCAAAACATTTACTTGGGTGAAGGGATAAGTAAATGAatttgtacttattttctttccaatgAAGAGTGACATGacattaatttaaaattgagCACTAATTAAAAGATGActattaattaaataacaaaaattaaaatatttcaataaaattgttgtttagGTAGAAAGTTAAAtgaatcaattaattaaaacGTTCTTTTTTTAGATGAAAGGTTAAATGAATTGGTacttaattttctttcaaataataatGGCATAtgaatcaaattataaaaaatgagcATTAATTTAAAGAGAATGTAAAATACGTACTAAAATATGAGGTGGaaagctaaataaaaaaaaaaaaaaactttcaaatatTGTACCATATGGTAGAATTTGGTGCTCTCACATATGAGGTTcctacacacatatatatatatatatatatttatttatttatataacaaCCAACAAACAATTGGACACATATCAAAAAGCCATTGCCAAAGAACTCTCTTCAATTTGTAAAAcaatgactttaacacttggaAAAAAAACTTATCACAATCATGTTGTTGATTATAGGGACTCGGATATTTCAAGCCATGTCCCACGTACACATCACTTGAAGATTCCTTTGCTATGAGACATGAGCAATGGATGGTTCAGCATGGACGCAACTACGTGGACGATGTTGAGAAGATAAGGCGTTTCAAGATATTCAAGGACAATGTAAATTACATAGACAAAGTCAACAATGAAGGGAATCGCACTTACAAGTTAAGTGTCAATGAATTTGCAGATTTAACAAATGAAGAATTCATTGCCACTCGTACTGGATACAAGATTTCCAACCAGCCAACTTCACGTAAAACAACTTTCAGATACGGAAACCTAACTGAAATTCCAACGACTAtagattggagagagagagagaggagctgTTACACCCATTAAGAACCAAGGAACGTGTGGTAAGAGAATAACATTGTCTGGAACTCAAAACTAGTTAGCTTCATttgctgcatttttttttttgtcctaacAAGATTTCTTTTATGGTTGATTCCTATTCAGCATCGTGCTGGGCCTTTTCAGCAGTAGCAGCAATGGAGGGGATCACCCAGATCAGAACTGGCAAGTTGATCTCTATTTCTGAACAACAACTAGTGGATTGTGCTGTAAATGGAAATCATGGTTGCCATACTGGTTGGATGGATTATGCCTTTGCATATATAATACAGAACCAAGGGCTGGACACTGAAGAAAATTACCCAGACCTGAATATGGATGGAATTTGTGACTAGGAAAAGGCATCTGTTAAAGCAGCTTCGATAAGTGCATTTGATGCCGTACCTTCCAATGATGAGGGGGCATTACTACAAGCAGTGGCCATCCAACCAGTTTCTGTTGCCCTCGAGGGTTATGGTCCTGACTTTCGATTTTATAGCAGCGGAATTTTTACAGGACAATGTGGTACCGATTTAAACCATGCTGTTACTATAATTGGGTATGGAACGAGTGATGATGGTACCAATTACTggttattaaaaaattcatgGGGCATCAATTGGGGTGAGAATGGCTATATGAGGATTTTGAGATATAGCGGAGCTCCAGAAGGTCTTTGTGGCCTCGCCCAGAAAGCTTCCTTTCCAGTTGCGTAGGTACTCCAATGGTGACGACTGATCAAGTCACTTATAAGTATTGCTCTCTCTTTCACTATATGTATGTTAAATTTATTATGGCTGTGAAAATGCCCGTACTATTTTGCTACTTGTAACGTCAAAATCTGAACgtagttgtaataaaaaagaCGTACCTTCCAATATATAGTATGAGAAAACGTAAGGAATGctgataaaattttcagaatttgtTACTTTAATGTAGTTGTGAGCCTAAGTTTCAACTAAATTATTGACAAGACCCAATCTGAAATGGGAATGTTACCGGTGAGGtttcaaacaaattttatgaacTAAAAACATCATTACAGCATTACTACCATCTATATTGTTTTCTTCCTTATCAAATTGTGCAGCTACTAATGACTTTTTCCAGACTAATCATAAACCTAGTCTAATTAGATTGTAGATAAGAACTGCATGTGCTTAATCCAGAATCTATACAAAGTGCAAAGAAGACCAATTCATTTTCTAAGAAAACGAATTGAAGTCCAGAGTGGAGCATGCATGCGATCATAATTATTCTTTGGAAGCTcctatgaaaagaaaaatgttttttaacttCAATGAAAAACTAACTCTAATTCATTTTCCTGgcatttatgtatttaattttaatgaagATTTATACTAAATAgctgtgtgtgtttatatatatagcttACTACCTATCACTGTTTCATATATGTATTAAATGTATGCATGCATGTAAATGTAAATGTAAATGCATCTAGACAAATTGCAAAATAAGGAATGTTACCTAATGCTACTGCTTTTATTGATTTGATGAACCTAAGAAGCAAAATCCCTATCAAAAACACAAGCACAATTACTTCACAAAAAAGGggacaaaagaaaaatagaagaaattatGCAATTTTAGGAATGTAATTATTGAGATTCTCCTTTTTTGTCAAAGCCTTACCGATTTGTTAGGTGtcccttttttttcaattggcATGTGTTGCAATTGCTAAACTTGCAGCTTAATTATAGCATAAAAGGGAATTGATAGAACCAGACATCACGACCTAGTTTATAAGACAAAAAGATAACATCGCCAAAGGGCTTTGTTGCTTAGTTATCTTACAAATGGACTACTAGTGTGCTTCATTTGGTTTTGTTCACAATATAAAGAGAAGTtgatgtgtgagagagagacataCAAAGATTGACAGAATAATTTGTACATTTTGTGTGTTATGGTACAAAAAGAGAGATTTAATATAGACACACTATGTGTAGTATAAGTAATATGAGTGTAGGACAAGTACAATAGTATAATCGGCCTAAACCTAGCGAGCGAATAGTCTAACTTATATACTAACATCCCCCTCAAACTCAATGTAGCCTGGAAGAAACCAACTGGAGTTTGGATGTAAGATTCCAAAGGTGATCGGGCAGTTCAGACTTGGTGAGGACATCTGCAAGCTGTTGTGCTGAGGAAATGGAGTGCAGCTGAAGAGTGTTGTGCTTGAGATGATGACGAGTGATCTTACAAGCTTGTTAGTGGTGTTAACATTTAGCTTATTGATTTTTCTGTTAACACTAGTCTGAATATGCAACAAAATCACTAACTTAAACAAAAATTTGCCTATTGGCACCGCCCTCCTCAAATTTTAGTTAGAATTTGGCTTgcttaaatttttagtttcttttttgaatttgacccttcaaaaaaatttagatcctAAACATTTATAATTGGCCCACCAAAATTttgaagtaattaaaaaaaaaacccaaaaacaaaatagccAGAAGATGGCCCATTCCTCAGGCCCATGGACTTccaattgccaaaaaaaattaaaaaaataataataataaaaacaaaacaaaacaaatgtcTTAGTTATCGTGTCTTGCGCTGCCAATCCCCTTGTTGTTAGCTCATGGTCATCAGCTCGGCATTAGGCTTCTGTTTTCCAGTGCAAACCGAAACCATCggctctgtgtgtgtgtttatttgtttaCTGCCAAAGAGTAAAGACTAAAGAGTAaaagaaactgaaatttttttatgagaaaatctGGATATAAACCGAAATTGGAGTacgcattcaaaaaaaaaaaaaaaaaaaaaccgaaattGGAGTACAACAAGATACATGATGAGGCTACAACATTAGAGGCAGTCCAGGTGGATGAGGTGTCTCACCATTGGAGGGGGAAACCCCTTCCACACCTGGCTGGTCTCATTACATCTAGCAAAACAAGTTCATGCGCAACCTTATTGTAATCCCTTTTCAGGTGCCTGATTTTCCAACTGCTGAAGCATTCCATAAGGCTCAAAATTCCTTGGACAAGATGGCCAATTTCCCCGCTGACTTCCTTTGCCAAGATGCTTTGAACAACTGGGAGAGAATCTGACTCAATGATAACTTGTTGAAGTTCCAGTTCCTTTGCCAGGAAGATCCTAGCTTCCACAACCATGATTTCTGTGTCCATCACAGTATAGTTGCCTGGGAGTAATCGCTGCCTAGTTTGGTTCtaaagaaaattaacaaaaatctcaaatatattttattgatgaatAAATGAAATTAGATGGCTTTAGCCTAAGGTACaatataatgaaaagaaaatataaggcTTATTTCCTAATTACAACTAAAAAACCTTTCAACCAATTCTCCATCATTTCAtgtaaacaaaatgcatgaaccTAATCTACATGGCATTTGAATGATgccttaattttaattttttctcgtTATTAATTTTATGTGACCTTTTTCAAGATATTTTCATgagataaaatttattatttacatCTTGGGCACATGAAATTTTATGAATTCAATCAATTCCAAAGCCTAATCTAATATGGCAGATTCTTCGTATTTAACGATTTCCTAGCACATGCATTACAAACTAGATCGTCACTTCATATATATGTAAGAACAATTATTTCCAAGTAATATTTTTGATCTAGCATGATCTTAAGTTTACAAAAACGATGaatgataatttatttatttatttttatgaataatgaaagaattaaaaaaatgaatgtgCTAACAGatgattaaataaatataccacaataattaatctaaaaatactattaactattaattaaaagagaaaaacttaGGTAAAGTACCTTATATGTAGTTCTTTAAGTTcccaaattaaattatttcaCGTGTCCAACTTATCCAACTCAGCAAACACAGCGTTACACCCCTGTTTAACGATGGCAACAGAATAAAATCTACTAGATTCACTAACGAGATTACACAAGAAAAAACTGGCCACCTTAACCCAACGTTGTTGTTGACAATGGCATCCATTGGAGGAGCTTGTTGAGCACAaaccttaacaaaataaacggcCACCATAATCCACACTCGCTACTCCCTACCCAAGGGCATATTTAGTAAATAAATGTTTCCCATGGCCATTAATTCAAATTGTTTGCAAACCAACGCAGCGCTATACATATTAGATAGATAGATGtgctatgttcacaatattttcacaactaattataggtgattagttgttattagttctaatttaaatctaTCACTGAAATGACTTTTCTACCCCTTCAATAATAACTTGTAACAAACTACCACataggatttattgtaaaaatcctgtaaaaatgttgtgaaaa
This genomic stretch from Quercus robur chromosome 4, dhQueRobu3.1, whole genome shotgun sequence harbors:
- the LOC126721861 gene encoding zingipain-2-like; amino-acid sequence: MVLTLGKKLITVMLLVLGTWISKSLSRPLLEESFVERHEQWMTQHGRNYVDDAEKKRRLKIFKDNVEYIDKVNNQGNRTYRLSVNEFADLTNEEFIATHTGYKISTQPSSSPKNTFRYGNLSRIPMTMDWREKGAVTPIKSQGQYCGSCWAFSAVAAVEGIYQIKTGNLISLSEQQLVDCVVEGNSGCSGGGVVSYAFTYIIQNQGLATEENYPYEAMDGTCDQEKASINAARISEFVILPSNNELAILQAVATQPVSVSLDATGHDLQFYASGVFTGQCGTNLSHDVTAIGYGTSEDGTKYWLIKNSWGTNWGENGYMRIQRDSGAPEGLCGIAMQASYPVV